One Kryptolebias marmoratus isolate JLee-2015 linkage group LG21, ASM164957v2, whole genome shotgun sequence DNA segment encodes these proteins:
- the zgc:136683 gene encoding receptor-type tyrosine-protein phosphatase mu has protein sequence MDQGPDCTLVQSKEDDFDWERGDTRDRPTSNPWIPAGSSFLFVNTSGRYSGQRAQLLLPPLKENDTHCVTFQFYQAGGREGAAPATLNVYVKGTHRVQLKY, from the exons ATGGATCAGGGTCCAGACTGTACACTGGTCCAGTCCAAAGAGGATGACTTTGACTGGGAGAGGGGAGACACCAGAGACCGGCCAACCAGTAACCCCTGGATTCCTGCAG GTTcttccttcctgtttgtgaACACGTCGGGTCGTTACAGTGGTCAGCgagctcagctgctgctgccgccgctcAAAGAGAACGACACGCACTGTGTCACGTTCCAGTTCTACCAGGCAGGAGGTCGGGAGGGCGCCGCGCCCGCCACGCTCAATGTCTACGTCAAAGGTACGCACAGAGTGCAGCTGAAGTACTAA